The following coding sequences are from one Arthrobacter sp. PvP023 window:
- a CDS encoding IclR family transcriptional regulator, whose product MANSVSGDSVVDRVVRVIAAFPEGVNVLPLSELAARAGLPLTTAHRLVRQLAGHGLLDVGAGGSVQLGLRLWELVNRNSPTLELRQAAMPFMEDIQQVLNQNVNLAVLDGWEALFVERLSRRGSVANRAQVAGRMPVHVSSAGLVLMANQPHAVQADYLAGFTDPAGRLTVEELRIQLGEAAHQGYAQLAGVVDPDTWGIAVPVMDRKKRTVAAIGVVVPLREVRLQALVPALQTAARGIGRRLAESEGPAELRE is encoded by the coding sequence GTGGCCAACTCGGTTTCCGGGGACTCTGTGGTGGACCGCGTGGTCCGCGTCATTGCCGCTTTTCCGGAGGGTGTGAACGTGCTTCCGCTTTCGGAACTCGCCGCGCGGGCGGGGCTGCCGCTCACTACGGCCCACCGGCTGGTGCGCCAGCTGGCCGGACACGGGCTGCTCGACGTCGGCGCCGGCGGTTCGGTGCAACTGGGGCTGCGGCTCTGGGAGCTCGTTAACCGCAATTCGCCCACGCTGGAACTGCGCCAGGCCGCCATGCCGTTCATGGAGGACATACAGCAGGTGCTCAATCAGAACGTGAACCTTGCGGTGCTGGACGGCTGGGAGGCACTTTTCGTCGAGCGGCTTTCCCGGCGCGGCTCGGTGGCGAACCGGGCGCAGGTCGCCGGCCGCATGCCCGTGCACGTGTCCTCGGCCGGGCTGGTCCTGATGGCCAACCAGCCGCACGCGGTCCAGGCGGACTACCTTGCGGGTTTCACGGATCCCGCCGGCAGGTTGACGGTGGAAGAACTGCGCATCCAGCTAGGCGAAGCTGCGCACCAGGGATACGCGCAGCTGGCCGGCGTGGTGGACCCGGACACCTGGGGCATTGCCGTTCCGGTGATGGACCGCAAGAAGCGGACGGTGGCCGCGATCGGCGTCGTGGTTCCCTTGCGCGAGGTGCGCCTGCAGGCGCTGGTCCCGGCCCTGCAGACAGCCGCCCGCGGCATCGGCCGCCGCCTCGCTGAATCGGAGGGCCCTGCAGAGCTGCGGGAGTAG
- a CDS encoding aromatic acid/H+ symport family MFS transporter, with translation MSTTSLENKSRWPVWLCWLAMVLDGFDLVVLGTVIPTLIKTHDLGFDAVGATFAATISLVGVGLGALFIAPLSDRFGRRNLLVACVTWFSIFTIAVVFAPNVAVFSAFRLLAGLGLGACLPAALAYMNDYAPAGSAGKSTTRTMTGYHAGAVATAFLALMVIPDWRIMFVVGGLAGFALVPFLWFKLPETLPAVISLPAPGKAAAKEPAPAVEDRASFKDLGRKPYPLVAAGVAVASFMGLLLVYGLNTWLPQLMSSAGYTLSAGLSLLLVLNVGAVAGLVVAGILADKHGTKKIVLLWFGLSAVFLAVLSVKIQNELLLNAAVFVTGVFVFSSQVLVYAWVSQLFPPRLRGTALGFAAGVGRLGAILGPAVTGTLVAAGIAYPWGFYVFAGAAVLAVAALVLVPQAVTAAASKRTAVGPS, from the coding sequence ATGTCAACGACGTCGTTGGAAAACAAATCACGCTGGCCCGTCTGGCTCTGCTGGCTGGCCATGGTCCTGGACGGCTTTGACCTGGTGGTGCTTGGCACCGTCATCCCCACGCTCATCAAGACCCACGACCTTGGCTTCGACGCCGTGGGCGCCACCTTTGCTGCGACCATCTCCCTAGTGGGCGTGGGCCTCGGAGCACTGTTCATTGCGCCGCTTTCCGACCGGTTCGGCCGGCGGAACCTGCTGGTTGCCTGCGTTACGTGGTTCTCCATCTTCACCATTGCCGTGGTCTTTGCCCCCAACGTGGCAGTCTTCAGCGCCTTCAGGCTACTGGCCGGCCTGGGGCTGGGCGCCTGCCTTCCCGCCGCTTTGGCCTACATGAACGATTACGCCCCCGCAGGATCCGCCGGCAAGTCCACCACCCGGACCATGACCGGTTACCACGCAGGCGCGGTGGCTACAGCCTTCCTGGCGCTCATGGTCATCCCGGACTGGCGCATCATGTTCGTGGTTGGCGGCCTTGCGGGCTTCGCGCTGGTCCCGTTCCTGTGGTTCAAGCTGCCGGAAACGCTGCCCGCCGTCATCTCCCTTCCGGCACCCGGCAAGGCTGCCGCAAAAGAACCCGCTCCTGCGGTGGAAGACCGCGCCAGCTTCAAGGACCTCGGGCGGAAACCGTACCCGCTCGTGGCCGCCGGTGTGGCCGTGGCCTCGTTCATGGGCCTGCTGCTGGTGTACGGACTGAATACCTGGCTGCCGCAGCTCATGTCGTCCGCCGGCTACACGCTCAGCGCTGGGCTCTCCCTCCTGCTGGTCCTGAACGTGGGCGCCGTGGCCGGCCTGGTCGTGGCCGGCATCCTGGCGGACAAGCACGGAACCAAGAAGATCGTGCTTCTCTGGTTCGGACTCTCCGCCGTGTTCCTGGCAGTACTCAGCGTGAAAATCCAGAACGAGCTGCTCCTGAACGCGGCCGTCTTCGTCACAGGGGTCTTCGTCTTCAGCTCACAGGTGCTGGTGTACGCCTGGGTGAGCCAGCTGTTCCCGCCGCGGCTGCGCGGCACCGCGCTGGGCTTCGCCGCCGGCGTCGGACGCCTGGGGGCCATCCTCGGTCCGGCCGTGACCGGCACCCTCGTTGCGGCCGGAATCGCTTACCCCTGGGGCTTCTACGTCTTTGCCGGCGCGGCCGTTCTCGCCGTTGCAGCCCTCGTCCTGGTCCCGCAGGCGGTCACCGCAGCGGCGAGTAAGCGGACCGCCGTCGGGCCTTCCTAG
- a CDS encoding amidohydrolase family protein translates to MSRIPDLVIAHGTVVNSSGRRNAHVVVRDGRVEQLIDAAEPVPAAVRTIDATGQLVIPGGVDGHCHVAQVTGRFRTLDDYRTTSTAALWGGTTTIIDFGIPRDAQETPLAAVLHKKELALESRCDVALHGSVVSWDETVPWQLEQLAAEGVRSVKMYTTNRGTTMADGDTILKVMREMVRLDGLTYIHAEHDPIISDCTQQHADDGRIGIEHLHRTRPELAEEISVKETLAMAEYTKAPVYFVHQSTPGAVDLVTGARARGQEAYSETCPHYLTLDDTVYGSAFPEWYACCPPMRSPETVAALKERLADGAIHTVSSDHSCYDLSQKRERTDDIRAMPHGLPGVETRMPVTFTAMASAGSSVEDFVEVFAAGPARINAVPGKGTIAEGFDADLVIFDPTEERVVDGGALHMGTDFSPFDGRALTGWPAVVVSAGRVVLDGGGFHDPGAVGRFVARNGFREHLSAATAPAAAAPSAAK, encoded by the coding sequence ATGTCCCGCATTCCCGACCTCGTCATCGCCCACGGCACCGTGGTCAACAGCTCCGGCCGACGCAACGCCCACGTGGTGGTCCGCGACGGCCGCGTGGAGCAGCTCATCGACGCCGCGGAACCCGTCCCCGCCGCAGTCCGCACCATCGACGCCACCGGACAACTGGTGATTCCGGGCGGCGTGGACGGCCATTGCCATGTGGCCCAGGTAACCGGCCGCTTCCGCACCCTGGACGACTACCGAACCACCTCCACCGCGGCACTGTGGGGCGGCACCACCACCATCATCGACTTCGGCATTCCCCGCGACGCGCAGGAAACCCCCCTGGCTGCCGTGCTGCACAAGAAGGAGCTGGCGCTGGAATCCCGCTGCGACGTCGCCCTGCACGGCTCCGTGGTCAGCTGGGACGAGACCGTGCCTTGGCAGCTGGAGCAGCTCGCCGCTGAGGGTGTGCGCTCGGTGAAGATGTACACCACCAACCGCGGCACCACCATGGCGGACGGCGATACCATCCTGAAAGTGATGCGCGAGATGGTCCGGCTGGACGGCCTCACCTACATCCACGCCGAACACGACCCCATCATCAGCGACTGCACGCAGCAGCACGCCGACGACGGCAGGATCGGCATCGAACACCTGCACCGGACCCGTCCGGAGCTGGCCGAGGAAATCTCGGTCAAGGAAACCCTGGCCATGGCCGAATACACCAAGGCACCGGTGTACTTCGTGCACCAGTCCACGCCGGGCGCCGTGGACCTGGTCACCGGGGCGCGGGCCCGTGGCCAGGAAGCCTACTCCGAGACCTGCCCGCATTACCTCACCCTCGATGACACGGTGTACGGCTCCGCTTTCCCCGAGTGGTACGCCTGCTGCCCGCCCATGCGCAGCCCCGAAACCGTCGCCGCGCTCAAGGAACGGCTGGCCGACGGTGCCATCCACACTGTTTCCTCGGACCACTCCTGCTACGACCTGTCGCAGAAGCGCGAGCGCACGGACGACATCCGCGCCATGCCGCACGGCCTGCCCGGTGTGGAAACCCGGATGCCGGTCACGTTCACGGCCATGGCGTCCGCCGGCAGTTCGGTGGAGGACTTCGTGGAGGTCTTCGCCGCCGGCCCGGCCCGCATCAACGCCGTTCCCGGCAAGGGAACCATCGCCGAGGGCTTCGACGCCGACCTGGTGATCTTCGATCCCACCGAGGAACGGGTAGTGGACGGCGGGGCACTGCACATGGGCACTGACTTCTCGCCGTTCGACGGCCGGGCACTCACCGGCTGGCCCGCCGTTGTGGTCTCCGCAGGACGGGTGGTGCTCGACGGCGGCGGCTTCCACGATCCCGGCGCCGTGGGGCGTTTCGTAGCCCGGAACGGTTTCCGCGAGCATCTGTCCGCCGCGACAGCTCCCGCCGCAGCCGCCCCGTCCGCAGCAAAGTAG
- a CDS encoding FUSC family protein — MKLFAEMFTIAPGNKDHQVAIRCAVGVFVPLIILVLVGRSDLAIFASFGAFTGIYGRGEMHRKRLFIQMRAGSLMLLVILLATLSARAGRALGLSDAASTWTQVAATTVVAGACSLVIALWRHRPAGSLFHIFAFAAIASIPNQPPLWQCMLVAILTTVFCLLIGISSRLVRSRRTPWSMPEPARLTPDEKRAAWLEAVGYIVAAGLAGTLATIVGQRLGFGHNYWAMVAAVVPVVGRTTRHRVARGIQRIIGTVLGLVVLAGVLLLNPAPWQMVLVIAACQFGAEMFIARQYVLAQIFVTPLALSATLLAAPTAPQVLLRDRIVETVIGAAVGIAVVVAPAVWRRMRARSGAQRLAA; from the coding sequence GTGAAGCTGTTTGCCGAGATGTTCACAATTGCTCCCGGCAATAAAGACCATCAGGTCGCGATCCGCTGCGCAGTGGGTGTCTTTGTTCCGCTGATCATCCTGGTCCTGGTAGGCCGCAGCGACCTGGCAATCTTCGCTTCCTTTGGCGCCTTCACCGGAATCTACGGTCGCGGGGAGATGCACCGGAAGCGGCTCTTCATCCAGATGCGCGCCGGTTCGCTCATGCTGCTCGTCATACTGCTGGCAACGCTGTCCGCCCGCGCCGGCCGGGCCCTGGGGCTTTCGGACGCCGCGAGCACCTGGACCCAGGTGGCTGCCACCACGGTGGTAGCCGGGGCGTGTTCGCTAGTGATTGCCTTGTGGCGGCACCGGCCGGCAGGCTCGTTGTTCCATATTTTTGCCTTCGCGGCCATCGCGTCGATTCCCAACCAGCCGCCGCTCTGGCAATGCATGCTTGTCGCCATCCTCACCACCGTGTTCTGCCTGTTGATCGGCATCTCCTCCCGCCTCGTGCGGAGCCGTCGGACGCCGTGGTCCATGCCCGAACCCGCCCGGCTGACGCCCGATGAAAAGCGCGCCGCCTGGCTCGAAGCCGTGGGCTACATCGTGGCTGCGGGTCTGGCCGGCACACTGGCCACCATTGTGGGCCAGCGGCTGGGCTTCGGCCACAACTACTGGGCCATGGTGGCTGCCGTTGTTCCGGTGGTGGGCCGGACCACCCGCCACCGGGTGGCGAGGGGCATCCAGAGAATCATAGGCACCGTGCTGGGCCTGGTGGTGCTGGCCGGTGTGCTCCTGCTGAATCCTGCGCCCTGGCAGATGGTGCTGGTGATCGCCGCGTGCCAGTTCGGCGCCGAGATGTTCATTGCACGCCAGTACGTCCTGGCGCAGATCTTCGTTACACCGCTGGCCCTCAGCGCCACATTGCTGGCTGCGCCCACTGCCCCGCAGGTGCTGCTGCGGGACAGGATCGTGGAGACGGTCATCGGCGCCGCCGTCGGCATTGCCGTGGTGGTTGCCCCCGCCGTGTGGCGGCGGATGCGGGCACGGAGCGGCGCGCAGCGCCTGGCAGCGTAG
- a CDS encoding DegT/DnrJ/EryC1/StrS aminotransferase family protein, translated as MTISEDRAVSHIGVMRPWLGQEEADAVVQVLSSGRMVQGPRVGQFEEAFGSAQQVPHAVAVSSGTAALHLALSVAGVEPQDDVVLPSFCSAANADAVSRLGARTVFADVEAGTGNVSRGTIEEALTPATRAVIVADQGGMPVDLKPIRELCDPLGVTVIEDASCGVGSTYQGQPVGAGAELTVWSFDSFEVLTTGEGGMLTTRNEGWASAARHLRDNAGSGAGPDHRMTDLQAAIGLVQLGRLQEAVAHRREIVASYQLALARIGGLRFIKDPDYGTSNFQSFWLEVLPSFAVARNELLERLSRDGITAGTGIAAVHREPAYRNRDTGDADLSVTERLADRLVVLPVYHELTPGEQSRVLRSVRLAAAGIPTTVRRGKWNGGFRRADAASA; from the coding sequence GTGACCATCAGCGAAGACCGTGCGGTTAGCCACATCGGCGTGATGAGGCCATGGCTCGGGCAGGAGGAAGCGGACGCCGTCGTGCAAGTGCTTTCGTCGGGCCGCATGGTTCAGGGGCCTCGCGTGGGGCAGTTCGAAGAGGCGTTCGGCTCTGCCCAGCAGGTGCCGCACGCCGTCGCCGTATCCAGCGGCACCGCCGCGCTCCACCTGGCGCTCAGCGTGGCCGGGGTCGAACCGCAGGACGACGTCGTGTTGCCCTCGTTCTGCTCAGCAGCGAACGCAGACGCCGTCAGTCGCCTGGGCGCCCGGACGGTCTTTGCCGATGTCGAGGCGGGAACCGGCAATGTGTCCCGGGGGACCATCGAGGAGGCCCTCACGCCGGCCACCCGGGCGGTGATCGTGGCGGACCAGGGAGGGATGCCAGTTGACCTGAAACCCATCCGCGAGCTGTGTGACCCGCTCGGCGTCACGGTCATCGAGGACGCCTCCTGCGGTGTGGGCTCCACGTACCAGGGACAGCCGGTGGGAGCGGGCGCCGAACTGACCGTGTGGTCCTTTGATTCGTTTGAGGTCCTGACCACCGGCGAGGGCGGAATGCTGACCACGCGGAATGAGGGGTGGGCAAGCGCAGCCAGGCACCTTCGTGATAACGCCGGGAGCGGCGCGGGACCCGATCACCGCATGACTGACCTGCAGGCTGCCATCGGCCTGGTCCAGCTCGGGCGGCTGCAGGAAGCCGTGGCACATCGCCGGGAAATCGTGGCCAGCTACCAGCTGGCGCTCGCGCGGATCGGCGGGCTGCGGTTCATCAAGGATCCCGACTACGGCACCAGCAATTTCCAGTCCTTCTGGCTTGAGGTGCTGCCGTCGTTCGCCGTTGCCCGCAACGAGCTTCTGGAGCGCTTGTCGCGCGACGGCATTACAGCCGGCACCGGGATCGCGGCGGTCCACCGGGAGCCGGCCTACAGGAACCGGGACACCGGCGACGCAGACCTCTCAGTCACGGAACGGCTGGCGGACAGGCTGGTGGTCCTGCCGGTCTACCACGAGCTGACTCCCGGCGAGCAGTCGCGGGTGCTCCGTTCCGTCCGGCTCGCCGCGGCCGGAATTCCCACCACCGTGCGGCGGGGCAAATGGAACGGCGGGTTCCGTCGGGCGGACGCCGCCAGCGCCTGA
- a CDS encoding aspartate/glutamate racemase family protein — MKLLVINPNISDDVTALIESEALRSASPDTELVVRTAAYGVEYIETRFESLIAAGAVAEVIAEYAGDAPDSAHGDSGTDRIDVAPIDGVVVAAFGDPGMPALKELTDVPVIGITEAALCAAALQGHRFSIIAISDRIRPWYLDCVERFGLGGRLASIRSINETLNGIGSVQQDFKETLLALSRQAVAEDGADVVILAGAPLAGLARELSGQIPVPVVDGISAGIRMAEAVVGLQSGPHRAGAFAPPPVKARKGLSANLDAALAAAQTERTASKN; from the coding sequence ATGAAACTCCTCGTCATCAACCCCAATATCAGCGACGACGTCACGGCGCTGATCGAATCGGAAGCCCTGCGCTCCGCCTCGCCGGACACTGAACTGGTGGTCCGCACCGCCGCGTACGGTGTCGAATACATCGAAACCCGCTTCGAGTCCCTCATCGCCGCCGGCGCGGTGGCAGAGGTGATCGCCGAATACGCCGGCGATGCCCCGGACAGTGCCCACGGCGACTCCGGCACGGACCGCATCGACGTGGCACCCATCGACGGGGTCGTCGTCGCGGCCTTCGGCGATCCAGGAATGCCCGCCCTGAAGGAGCTCACGGACGTCCCCGTCATCGGCATCACGGAGGCCGCGCTGTGCGCCGCCGCCCTGCAGGGCCACCGCTTCTCCATCATCGCCATCTCCGACCGGATCCGGCCCTGGTACCTCGACTGTGTGGAGCGCTTCGGCCTCGGCGGCCGGCTGGCCTCCATCCGCTCCATCAATGAGACGCTGAACGGCATCGGCTCCGTGCAGCAGGACTTCAAGGAAACGCTGCTGGCACTCAGCCGGCAGGCCGTCGCGGAGGACGGGGCCGACGTCGTGATCCTCGCCGGCGCGCCCCTCGCCGGCCTGGCCCGCGAACTTAGCGGCCAGATCCCGGTTCCGGTGGTGGACGGCATCTCCGCCGGCATCCGCATGGCGGAGGCCGTCGTCGGACTTCAATCCGGCCCGCACCGGGCTGGTGCCTTCGCGCCGCCGCCCGTCAAGGCCCGCAAGGGACTCTCCGCAAACCTTGACGCCGCCCTGGCCGCCGCACAGACAGAACGCACCGCTTCAAAGAACTAG
- a CDS encoding GntR family transcriptional regulator, which translates to MLTAEETQDKERPLRETVRDTLRTRIFEGHYAPGTRLVERDLAAEFNVSRLPVREALRMLRQEGLLSDRGARGAEVSSLSPKDVEDLFDVRQSLEVLACRLAALRATGEDREYLAGLLDEAERCLAKGAVMEAHRANSEFHDAITRIADNGFLRSALEPLQGRMHWLFRHVSDLPELIREHRELYAAIASGDPDRAAAQSASHIGKYREQFPDDFQKTEPALHRKKK; encoded by the coding sequence ATGCTTACCGCAGAAGAAACCCAGGACAAGGAACGCCCCCTCCGCGAGACCGTCCGGGACACGCTCCGCACCAGGATCTTCGAAGGGCACTACGCTCCCGGCACCCGGCTGGTGGAACGGGACCTGGCAGCCGAGTTCAACGTCTCGCGGCTGCCTGTCCGGGAAGCGCTGCGGATGCTGCGCCAGGAAGGCCTCCTCAGCGACCGGGGCGCCCGCGGTGCCGAGGTCAGCTCGCTCAGCCCCAAGGATGTGGAGGACCTGTTCGACGTCCGCCAGTCGCTGGAGGTACTGGCCTGCCGGCTGGCTGCCCTCCGCGCCACCGGCGAGGACCGTGAGTACCTGGCCGGGCTGCTGGACGAGGCCGAACGCTGCCTCGCCAAGGGCGCCGTCATGGAGGCCCACCGCGCCAACAGCGAATTCCACGATGCCATCACCCGGATCGCGGACAACGGCTTCCTCAGGTCCGCCCTGGAGCCGCTGCAGGGCCGCATGCACTGGCTGTTCCGGCACGTGAGCGACCTGCCCGAACTGATCCGGGAGCACCGGGAACTCTACGCCGCCATCGCCAGCGGCGACCCGGACCGCGCCGCGGCCCAGTCGGCGTCGCACATCGGCAAATACCGCGAACAGTTCCCCGACGACTTCCAGAAAACTGAACCCGCCCTGCACCGGAAGAAAAAATGA
- the mscL gene encoding large conductance mechanosensitive channel protein MscL gives MLKGFKDFILRGNVIELSIAVVVGTAFTALVTAFTTNIVNPIIAAAGGVHTEGLGFPIWPGNDKTFVNIGGAITAFVTFLITAAVVYFIFVAPMNKINSLVKSRLATAEPEEEPIPADTALLAEIRDLLTQLAGNDRELTSAGTSSKEPEGSR, from the coding sequence ATGCTCAAAGGATTCAAGGATTTCATCCTTCGTGGCAACGTGATCGAACTGTCCATCGCCGTCGTCGTCGGCACGGCCTTCACGGCACTGGTCACAGCTTTCACCACCAACATCGTGAACCCGATCATCGCCGCGGCTGGCGGGGTCCACACCGAGGGCCTGGGCTTCCCCATCTGGCCCGGCAATGACAAGACGTTCGTCAACATCGGCGGTGCCATCACCGCTTTCGTGACCTTCCTCATTACCGCGGCCGTGGTCTATTTCATCTTCGTGGCGCCTATGAACAAGATCAACTCGCTGGTGAAGAGCCGGCTGGCCACGGCGGAGCCCGAGGAGGAGCCCATCCCGGCAGACACAGCGCTCCTGGCCGAGATCCGGGACCTGCTGACCCAGCTCGCGGGCAACGACCGGGAGCTCACCAGCGCCGGAACGTCGTCGAAAGAACCCGAAGGTTCACGCTGA
- a CDS encoding ACT domain-containing protein: MKRKAPSPEPADLSCEVCGQMPEPTKARLTLANIAVMLPIELLVHAAVVETHLPYVAKVLVLTLTATVLVIWVAEPSAARMLRSWLHAPALRHRRRLNTAPALWRARTVLRDQPGSLQKITQALARLDTNILSIHIHPVAGGVLDEFVLSAPGNLGERELLDALRDGGGRHPHVWPTTALAMADGQTRALSLAARIAGNPDELPLAVAELLSARIVPSAAEGRRELLATADAGTVLKIPTAWHGPVTFHRPGEPFTPAESARAHRLAELAEILAHSDSR; encoded by the coding sequence ATGAAGCGCAAGGCACCGTCCCCCGAACCGGCCGACCTGAGCTGCGAAGTTTGCGGCCAGATGCCGGAGCCCACAAAAGCACGGCTGACCCTGGCGAATATCGCCGTTATGCTGCCCATTGAGCTCCTGGTGCACGCGGCTGTAGTGGAGACCCACCTCCCTTACGTGGCCAAGGTCCTTGTCCTTACCCTGACGGCAACAGTGCTGGTGATCTGGGTGGCCGAGCCTTCCGCCGCCCGGATGCTGAGGAGCTGGCTGCACGCTCCCGCCCTGCGGCACCGCAGGCGGCTGAATACCGCACCTGCCCTCTGGCGGGCACGCACCGTGCTGCGCGACCAGCCCGGGTCGCTTCAGAAAATCACCCAGGCGCTGGCCCGGCTGGACACCAACATCCTCAGCATCCACATCCATCCGGTGGCGGGCGGCGTACTCGACGAGTTCGTCCTCTCCGCGCCCGGGAATCTCGGTGAACGTGAGCTCCTGGACGCCCTGCGCGACGGCGGCGGCAGGCATCCGCACGTCTGGCCCACCACGGCCCTGGCCATGGCGGACGGCCAGACCAGGGCACTAAGCCTCGCTGCCCGGATTGCGGGCAACCCGGATGAGCTTCCGCTGGCCGTCGCCGAGCTGCTTTCCGCCAGGATTGTCCCCTCCGCTGCTGAAGGGCGCCGGGAACTCCTGGCCACGGCCGACGCCGGGACGGTGCTGAAAATCCCGACGGCGTGGCACGGACCCGTCACCTTCCACCGTCCCGGCGAACCGTTCACTCCGGCGGAATCGGCGCGGGCCCACCGGCTGGCGGAGCTCGCGGAGATTCTGGCGCATAGCGACAGCCGGTAG
- a CDS encoding MFS transporter: MSLPSTETSSTDPTAVQYPEDQAGKDGVQRRTNVRWKLFLLLLVLVAVNYIDRGSISVALPIIQKEFNLAPELVGLLLSAFFWTYALMQIPVGLLIDKFGPRKVMTASCVGWGAATAASGMAGGFLSMFIARLGIGVTEAGVMPAGGKLNAIWMHKSERGRGATILDAGAPLGAGLGGILIAGLIAATGSWRSSFVIAGAATVLMGLAVWWYVRDNPRQHRGVNAAEAEYIEASHAAEDAEAELDGSKGKRALLPYLKFRSFWAMCFGWLGFNGVFYGLLTWGPLYLAQAKGFDLKTIGWSTFVIFGAGFVGEILGGTLADKWRAAGASANRVMRTLLGISSVVVVGGLVGVTVVADPTTAVVLLSVVMFFLRWVGLFWSIPSILGGRTNAGVLGGAMNFSGNISGFVTPIAVGLIVGATGSYTWALLYFVGSAIIMGVSVLVLDYNKRLPV, translated from the coding sequence GTGTCTCTTCCAAGTACCGAAACTTCCAGCACCGATCCCACCGCAGTTCAATACCCTGAGGACCAGGCCGGCAAGGACGGCGTGCAACGGCGCACCAACGTCCGCTGGAAGCTCTTCCTGCTGCTCCTCGTCCTGGTGGCCGTCAATTACATCGACCGCGGCTCCATCTCGGTGGCGCTCCCCATCATCCAAAAGGAATTCAACCTCGCCCCCGAACTCGTGGGCCTGCTGCTCTCCGCCTTCTTCTGGACCTATGCCCTGATGCAGATCCCGGTCGGCCTGCTGATCGACAAGTTCGGCCCGCGCAAGGTCATGACCGCTTCCTGCGTGGGCTGGGGCGCCGCAACGGCGGCCTCCGGCATGGCCGGCGGCTTCCTCAGCATGTTCATCGCCCGGCTCGGCATCGGCGTCACCGAAGCCGGTGTCATGCCGGCCGGCGGCAAGCTCAACGCGATCTGGATGCACAAGTCGGAACGCGGCCGGGGCGCCACCATCCTGGACGCCGGCGCTCCGCTCGGCGCCGGGCTCGGCGGCATCCTGATCGCCGGCCTCATCGCCGCCACCGGCAGCTGGCGCAGTTCATTCGTCATCGCCGGCGCCGCCACGGTCCTGATGGGCCTGGCCGTCTGGTGGTACGTCCGGGACAACCCGCGCCAGCACCGCGGAGTCAACGCCGCCGAGGCCGAATACATCGAGGCCTCCCACGCGGCCGAGGACGCCGAGGCCGAGCTGGACGGCAGCAAAGGCAAGCGGGCCCTGCTACCCTACCTGAAATTCCGTTCCTTCTGGGCCATGTGCTTCGGCTGGCTGGGCTTCAACGGAGTCTTCTACGGCCTGCTCACCTGGGGCCCGCTGTACCTCGCCCAGGCCAAGGGCTTCGACCTGAAGACCATCGGCTGGTCCACGTTCGTGATCTTCGGTGCGGGCTTCGTCGGGGAGATCCTGGGCGGCACCCTTGCCGACAAATGGCGGGCAGCCGGCGCCTCCGCCAACCGCGTCATGCGCACGCTGCTGGGCATCTCCAGTGTTGTGGTGGTGGGCGGCCTCGTCGGGGTGACCGTCGTGGCAGACCCGACCACCGCCGTCGTACTCCTCTCCGTGGTGATGTTCTTCCTCCGCTGGGTTGGCCTGTTCTGGAGCATTCCCTCCATCCTGGGCGGCCGGACCAACGCCGGCGTCCTCGGCGGGGCGATGAACTTCAGCGGCAACATCTCCGGCTTCGTCACCCCGATCGCCGTCGGCCTGATCGTGGGCGCCACCGGCTCCTACACCTGGGCGCTGCTGTACTTCGTCGGGTCCGCGATCATCATGGGCGTGTCCGTCCTGGTGCTGGACTACAACAAGCGCCTCCCTGTCTAA